In the genome of Dermacentor andersoni chromosome 3, qqDerAnde1_hic_scaffold, whole genome shotgun sequence, one region contains:
- the LOC126525080 gene encoding uncharacterized protein isoform X2, protein MTKKSLNFSDAKWNQTLIARVPQEQQLDTLAGCARSAQASCAMNAPSIVLLFNEPPINTGHRVCAATTITLSSSSRHSDEDSTLDDEVENVQRELSRLLAALEEGKGRPPHTTCPPRCTCPLTSWYAQSARAAVSLSAFLAFHDAPLPDQPGGVTDPVVAMALEWMLRHLEQGANEGDRSASQ, encoded by the exons ATGACAAAAAAATCCCTAAATTTCTCCGATGCCAAGTGGAATCAAACCCTCATCGCAAGGGTTCCTCAAGAACAGCAACTCGACACTTTAGCAGGTTGCGCCAGAAGTGcacagg caagctgcgccatgaatgcaccgagtattgtgctgctcttcaatgaacctcccaTCAACACTGGTCACCGAGTGTGTGCG GCAACCACAATTACGCTGTCGAGCAGCAGCAGGCACTCCGACGAGGACTCCACTTTGGATGATGAAGTGGAGAATGTGCAACGGGAGCTCTCCAGGCTTCTCGCCGCTCTCGAGGAAGGGAAGGGCCGACCACCACACACCACATGCCCGCCGCGTTGTACGTGCCCTCTCACGAGCTGGTACGCCCAGTCCGCGCGGGCAGCCGTATCGCTCAGCGCCTTTCTGGCCTTCCACGATGCACCACTTCCAGACCAGCCAGGAGGGGTCACCGACCCTGTTGTGGCCATGGCACTGGAATGGATGTTGCGCCACCTTGAACAGGGTGCCAACGAAGGCGACAGAAGTGCTTCGCAGTGA
- the LOC126525080 gene encoding uncharacterized protein isoform X1: MTSNPHSRALFVKADGGPMYFSMAPCSERKEIRELIENGGGVLLQPHKNPDAVRLVPTCITTTEGPDDAFSATYIRACISSNKLFPLKEFKIPRASAAETDDDGDCKEHKLRSVRSRREYTLGEEIAMAKYIAKKPRVCVRGNEVYKEMAAACAVPGAHPWQSLKQHYLKRILPWKHLYESPDASKILGKRHAHEAQEARDTSPSATSECGSVIVEDSSSDDEQLPKPRGATDGRVENSWDPETEVVAETESPGASSYSKDSNTPAVRKHSSRRLKMKRKKLLLSTEFLSGSCKESSSESSPRHKSNIAARGKNSHDDGIADSSQKADEVPEKSAMPTPAIVQSKMFPGKTSSIQTQSQPGKQDDGVGISDSQTAAVAETASRKKHVLRSSPRKSKNAKQQETPADERTHVHSLPHSDLSEGLCVLESVGMQQTTQSSPQKNVDTAASQKHTSGLPNPSLLSQSHDCTASGVTEGQVSHASKLRSFRLPIRKQGSTKSHANLSTRFNTQSTFESTHDDTATKDKFPHKAFSKQRPLRSPRSKRLNTARQIDLDGQLDELPNSESTDGIVTTKAFRSSPESVYNTAESESTSHGTDCIGKDDKNVPSAQKQQAKPDSTAMKTHRKALRVPALRRSDKTLPSSSENARLSSTRRAAGCKKEPKSTPRIGSGTSGFDSADDALLARVAEQASALHGSSEVSSEEQDDATTITLSSSSRHSDEDSTLDDEVENVQRELSRLLAALEEGKGRPPHTTCPPRCTCPLTSWYAQSARAAVSLSAFLAFHDAPLPDQPGGVTDPVVAMALEWMLRHLEQGANEGDRSASQ; the protein is encoded by the exons ATGACCAGCAATCCGCACAGCCGAGCGCTCTTCGTGAAAGCGGATGGCGGGCCCATGTACTTTTCAATGGCGCCCTGCTCGGAGCGAAAGGAGATACGTGAGCTTATAGAAAATGGAGGCGGCGTTCTTTTGCAGCCGCATAAGAATCCTGACGCCGTCCGTTTGGTGCCCACTTGCATTACAACGACGGAAGGCCCCGATGACGCTTTCTCTGCCACTTACATACGTGCTTGCATTTCCAGCAACAAGCTCTTTCCTCTGAAAGAATTCAAAATTCCGAGAGCGTCAGCTGCGGAGACAGACGACGACGGAGACTGCAAGGAGCATAAACTGCGCTCCGTTCGCTCAAGACGCGAGTACACGCTTGGCGAAGAAATTGCGATGGCGAAGTACATAGCGAAGAAGCCCAGGGTCTGTGTCCGTGGCAACGAGGTATACAAGGAAATGGCTGCGGCCTGTGCGGTGCCTGGTGCTCACCCGTGGCAGTCCCTGAAGCAGCATTACCTGAAGAGAATACTCCCGTGGAAACACCTGTACGAGTCACCTGACGCGAGTAAAATCCTCGGCAAGAGACACGCCCACGAGGCACAAGAAGCGCGTGACACCTCGCCGAGCGCCACTTCGGAGTGTGGGTCAGTTATCGTTGAAGACAGCAGCAGCGATGACGAACAGTTGCCCAAGCCGCGGGGGGCTACTGACGGTAGAGTCGAAAACAGCTGGGATCCCGAAACTGAAGTTGTTGCGGAAACAGAAAGTCCAGGTGCATCGTCATATTCGAAGGACAGCAACACACCCGCTGTGAGAAAACATTCCAGCAGGAGGCTCAAAATGAAACGCAAGAAGCTTTTACTGTCTACTGAATTTCTTTCGGGCAGTTGCAAGGAAAGCTCGAGTGAAAGCTCTCCTAGGCACAAAAGTAATATCGCGGCACGTGGGAAGAACAGTCACGACGACGGCATTGCAGACTCTAGCCAAAAGGCTGATGAGGTTCCTGAGAAGTCTGCGATGCCTACACCTGCAATAGTGCAAAGCAAGATGTTTCCTGGCAAGACTTCTAGTATCCAAACACAGTCTCAGCCTGGTAAGCAAGATGATGGTGTGGGAATATCAGATTCACAAACCGCTGCAGTAGCGGAGACTGCTTCTAGAAAAAAACATGTGCTGCGATCATCTCCAAGGAAGTCCAAGAATGCAAAGCAGCAGGAGACACCTGCTGATGAGAGAACTCACGTTCATAGTCTACCACACAGCGATCTCTCTGAGGGGCTGTGTGTCTTGGAGAGTGTCGGCATGCAACAAACCACCCAGTCATCGCCACAAAAGAATGTCGACACCGCAGCTTCCCAGAAGCATACTAGTGGCCTTCCTAACCCATCACTGCTTTCCCAAAGTCATGACTGCACTGCCTCGGGAGTCACTGAAGGGCAGGTGTCCCATGCCAGCAAGCTTAGGTCCTTTCGGTTGCCCATAAGAAAGCAAGGAAGTACCAAATCCCACGCAAACCTTAGCACACGTTTCAACACACAGTCTACATTTGAATCGACTCACGATGACACTGCAACGAAGGATAAATTTCCTCACAAAGCTTTTAGCAAACAAAGGCCCTTGCGATCACCCCGAAGCAAACGGCTGAACACAGCTCGGCAGATTGATCTTGACGGCCAATTGGATGAGCTGCCAAACTCGGAGTCTACTGATGGCATCGTGACAACAAAGGCCTTCCGTTCTTCACCCGAGTCTGTCTACAACACAGCAGAAAGCGAGAGTACATCCCATGGCACTGACTGCATAGGGAAAGATGACAAAAATGTACCGTCGGCACAAAAACAGCAAGCAAAGCCAGATTCAACAGCGATGAAAACACACAGGAAAGCATTGCGAGTGCCTGCATTACGTAGGAGTGATAAAACTTTACCATCTTCTAGTGAGAATGCACGCTTGAGTAGCACTCGTAGAGCTGCAGGTTGTAAAAAGGAACCGAAGTCGACGCCACGCATTGGCAGTGGGACATCGGGTTTTGACAGTGCTGATGATGCCCTGCTTGCGAGGGTTGCAGAGCAAGCATCTGCGCTTCATGGTTCATCTGAGGTCAGCTCTGAAGAGCAAGATGAC GCAACCACAATTACGCTGTCGAGCAGCAGCAGGCACTCCGACGAGGACTCCACTTTGGATGATGAAGTGGAGAATGTGCAACGGGAGCTCTCCAGGCTTCTCGCCGCTCTCGAGGAAGGGAAGGGCCGACCACCACACACCACATGCCCGCCGCGTTGTACGTGCCCTCTCACGAGCTGGTACGCCCAGTCCGCGCGGGCAGCCGTATCGCTCAGCGCCTTTCTGGCCTTCCACGATGCACCACTTCCAGACCAGCCAGGAGGGGTCACCGACCCTGTTGTGGCCATGGCACTGGAATGGATGTTGCGCCACCTTGAACAGGGTGCCAACGAAGGCGACAGAAGTGCTTCGCAGTGA